A genomic segment from Streptosporangium roseum DSM 43021 encodes:
- a CDS encoding class I SAM-dependent methyltransferase — MRDLAALDRIRELLIPVLPEPTSDAGYLDLLGEKSPAGSPAQRLMRSGFLPRIYERFWRPALIGAMKGPLGPDTGQEEALVRAMLALGPADLVLDVACGPGNITRALARDVDDGLVVGIDASATMLARAVRDTPAGHIGYVRGDAVDLPFRPASFDAVCCLAALYLFDRPFEALAGMARVLRPGGRIALLTTRRLPLAGPVNDVAGAVSGVRMFGDREVTGALARLGFSGVRQKTYGLMQFVSGRLT, encoded by the coding sequence ATGCGCGATCTCGCAGCGCTCGACCGGATCCGTGAACTGCTGATCCCGGTCCTGCCGGAGCCCACCTCCGATGCCGGATATCTCGACCTCCTCGGGGAGAAGTCCCCCGCCGGGTCTCCGGCACAGCGGCTCATGCGTTCGGGGTTCCTGCCGAGGATCTACGAGCGGTTCTGGCGGCCCGCGCTGATCGGGGCGATGAAGGGCCCGCTCGGGCCGGACACCGGGCAGGAGGAGGCGCTGGTCCGCGCGATGCTCGCCCTGGGGCCCGCCGACCTGGTGCTGGACGTGGCCTGCGGTCCGGGCAACATCACGCGGGCCCTGGCCCGCGACGTCGACGACGGGCTGGTCGTGGGGATCGACGCCTCGGCGACGATGCTCGCCCGCGCGGTCCGCGACACCCCGGCGGGACACATCGGTTACGTCCGCGGGGACGCCGTGGACCTGCCCTTCCGGCCCGCGAGCTTCGACGCGGTGTGCTGCCTGGCCGCGCTCTACCTGTTCGACCGGCCCTTCGAGGCCCTCGCGGGCATGGCCCGGGTGCTCAGGCCCGGCGGCCGTATCGCCCTCCTGACCACCCGGCGGCTGCCGCTGGCCGGCCCGGTCAACGACGTGGCCGGCGCGGTCTCGGGGGTCCGCATGTTCGGCGACCGCGAGGTGACCGGCGCCCTCGCCCGGCTCGGCTTCTCCGGGGTGCGTCAGAAGACCTACGGGCTCATGCAGTTCGTGAGCGGGCGCCTGACCTGA
- a CDS encoding MazG family protein — MPLIVVTTSSRVAPGLLSRRAWQVLEDGPVRTGSADHPHLPYLADAGIAVEVVTPDPAALVREACEGTVVWLEADEALMRSIGYAAVALEDPPVIEVVPGSYDLPGARLLDLVAVMDRLRTGCPWDAGQTHESLVPYLLEEAYEVLETIEEGDYAALREELGDLLLQVVFHARVAHDRADGFDIDDVADGIVSKLVRRHPHVFADTRVEGAEEVSDNWETIKAAERAAKNGGDSGSVVDGVPMGQPALSLAAQLLRRAERAGAPAVLPAEPSAGDLGARLFELVRQAHVAGLDPEAELRATARLYRDRVRAWEAGDA, encoded by the coding sequence ATGCCCCTGATCGTCGTCACCACCTCGTCCCGGGTCGCCCCGGGGCTGCTCAGCCGCCGCGCCTGGCAGGTCCTTGAGGATGGTCCGGTGCGCACCGGGTCGGCGGACCATCCGCACCTGCCCTACCTCGCCGACGCGGGGATCGCCGTCGAGGTCGTGACGCCGGATCCGGCCGCCCTGGTCCGGGAGGCGTGTGAGGGGACCGTCGTGTGGCTGGAGGCCGACGAGGCGCTCATGCGCTCCATCGGCTACGCGGCCGTGGCGCTTGAGGACCCGCCGGTGATCGAGGTCGTCCCCGGCTCCTACGACCTGCCGGGGGCACGGCTGCTCGACCTGGTCGCGGTGATGGACCGGCTCCGGACCGGCTGCCCGTGGGACGCCGGTCAGACCCACGAGTCGCTGGTGCCGTACCTCCTCGAAGAGGCCTACGAGGTGCTGGAGACCATCGAGGAGGGCGATTACGCCGCCCTGCGCGAGGAGCTGGGCGACCTGCTGCTCCAGGTGGTCTTCCACGCGCGGGTCGCCCATGACCGCGCCGACGGTTTCGACATCGACGACGTGGCCGACGGGATCGTCTCCAAGCTGGTCCGCCGCCACCCGCACGTGTTCGCCGACACCCGGGTCGAGGGCGCCGAGGAGGTCAGCGACAACTGGGAGACCATCAAGGCGGCCGAGCGCGCGGCCAAGAACGGCGGCGACTCGGGGTCGGTCGTGGACGGCGTCCCGATGGGCCAGCCCGCTCTCTCCCTCGCGGCCCAGCTCCTGCGCCGCGCCGAGCGCGCCGGGGCTCCCGCCGTCCTCCCCGCCGAGCCCTCCGCCGGCGACCTGGGGGCACGGCTGTTCGAGCTCGTACGGCAGGCGCACGTGGCCGGTCTCGATCCGGAGGCCGAGCTGCGCGCCACCGCCCGCCTCTACCGCGACCGGGTCCGTGCGTGGGAGGCCGGGGACGCCTGA
- a CDS encoding SurA N-terminal domain-containing protein, translating into MKSTRVRVIVAVAAAGVALTACSPTQAGAAAVVGGDRISSNELDGNVREFEAALAKANVSVADLKFPGSLPQVVLFQLATAKQYTKVAESKGVTVTDAEIDQVIAATGGQAQHEQQMLQQAVAPSQSRDFTRAKLLMTKLMAKYGGGSDQAALQRGQEQAIKDLASVKITWNPRYGQINAQPSQEQPNIFLDNGRFGAGPAAAPQQ; encoded by the coding sequence GTGAAGTCGACTCGAGTGCGTGTCATCGTGGCGGTCGCCGCCGCGGGTGTCGCGCTGACCGCCTGCTCTCCGACGCAGGCCGGCGCCGCCGCGGTGGTGGGCGGTGACCGGATCAGCTCCAACGAGCTGGACGGCAACGTCCGGGAGTTCGAGGCCGCGCTGGCGAAGGCCAACGTCTCCGTGGCGGATCTGAAGTTCCCCGGCAGCCTTCCGCAGGTCGTGCTCTTCCAGCTCGCCACCGCCAAGCAGTACACCAAGGTGGCCGAGAGCAAGGGCGTCACGGTCACCGACGCGGAGATCGATCAGGTGATCGCGGCGACCGGCGGCCAGGCCCAGCACGAGCAGCAGATGCTCCAGCAGGCCGTGGCGCCCTCGCAGTCGCGCGACTTCACCAGGGCGAAGCTGCTGATGACCAAGCTCATGGCCAAGTACGGCGGCGGCAGCGACCAGGCCGCCCTCCAGCGGGGCCAGGAGCAGGCCATCAAGGACCTGGCGAGCGTGAAGATCACCTGGAACCCCCGTTACGGGCAGATCAACGCGCAGCCGAGCCAGGAGCAGCCGAACATCTTCCTCGACAACGGCCGTTTCGGCGCGGGCCCCGCCGCGGCGCCGCAGCAGTAG
- the mfd gene encoding transcription-repair coupling factor: MSLSGLLDLVAGEPKLASVLEDVRGGDSSDVSLIAPPALRPFTVAALAREGAKDGARAVLAVTATGREAEDLAAALTSLLDPNTVAVFPAWETLPHERLSPRGDTVGQRLAVLRRLAHPIEGDVAAGPLQVIVAPVRAVLQPIVRGLGDLRPVRLRAGDDADLDGIVHRLVENGYNRVDMVEKRGEVAVRGGLLDVFPPTEEHPLRLEFWGDSVEEIRWFKVADQRSLEVAEEGLFAAPCRELLLTEDVRRRARELAELHPALAEILDQLAEGVPMEGMEAFAPVLAGEMDLLIDHLPAQAAVFVCDPERIRGRADELVRTSQEFLEASWINAASGGEAPIDLGAAAFRTLEEIRDHARELGQPWWSIAPFGGDDLGDGLVLQARESEAYRGDTQRALGDIKGWLEEDKVVVLLSEGHGPAERMVELLKGVDLPARLERALDRAPDGTVVHVSTGLIEHGFVSPTLAVLTHLDLVGQKASTKDMRRLPSKRRNMVDPLQLKVGDHVVHEQHGVGRYVEMVQRTVQGATREYLVIEYAKGDRLYVPTDQLDEVTRYVGGESPTLNRMGGADWAKAKTKAKKAVKEIAGELIRLYSARMASPGHAFGPDTPWQREMEDAFPYAETGDQLEAIDEVKRDMERGIPMDRLICGDVGYGKTEIAVRAAFKAVQDGKQVAVLVPTTLLVQQHLSTFAERFSGFPLNVRPMSRFQSDGEVKATLEGLREGSVDVVIGTHRLFSPEVRFKELGLIIIDEEQRFGVEHKEAMKHMRTQVDVLAMSATPIPRTLEMGLTGIREMSTILTPPEERHPILTFVGPYDNKQIGAAIRRELMRDGQIFFVHNRVSSINKVAAMLRELVPEARVAVAHGQMNEHQLEKIMVGFWEREFDLLVCTTIVESGLDVPNANTLIVDRADNYGLSQLHQLRGRVGRGRERGYAYFLYPPEKPLTETAHERLATISQHTEMGAGMYVAMKDLEIRGAGNILGAEQSGFIAGVGFDLYVRMMAEAVQEQKAKLSGGSVEEERPDVKVELPINAHIPHDYVTSERLRLEAYKRIAGIGADVHIAAVRDELVDRYGRPPQEVENLLEVARFRIRARVAGLTDVTLQGQHIRFAPVTLRDSQQVRLQRLYPKALLKPATGTLLVPVPKTRPLGGQPLRDLDLLKWCGDLVEAMFLQNMPVK; this comes from the coding sequence ATGAGCCTTTCCGGACTGCTGGACCTTGTCGCAGGGGAGCCGAAGCTGGCTTCCGTTCTTGAGGACGTCCGAGGGGGAGACTCCTCCGACGTGTCGCTGATCGCGCCACCCGCGCTGCGGCCGTTCACCGTGGCCGCGCTGGCCAGGGAGGGGGCCAAGGACGGGGCGCGGGCCGTTCTCGCGGTGACCGCCACCGGGCGCGAGGCCGAGGATCTCGCCGCGGCGCTCACCAGCCTGCTCGACCCGAACACCGTCGCCGTCTTCCCCGCCTGGGAGACGCTGCCGCACGAGCGCCTGTCGCCGCGCGGCGACACGGTCGGCCAGCGGCTCGCCGTACTGCGCAGGCTGGCCCACCCGATTGAGGGCGACGTCGCCGCGGGCCCGCTGCAGGTGATCGTCGCGCCGGTCCGGGCGGTGCTCCAGCCGATCGTGCGCGGTCTGGGCGACCTCCGCCCGGTACGGCTGCGCGCCGGTGACGACGCCGATCTCGACGGCATCGTGCACCGGCTCGTGGAGAACGGATACAACCGGGTCGACATGGTGGAGAAGCGCGGCGAGGTGGCCGTCAGGGGCGGCCTGCTGGACGTCTTCCCGCCGACCGAGGAGCACCCGCTCCGGCTGGAGTTCTGGGGCGACAGCGTCGAGGAGATCCGCTGGTTCAAGGTCGCCGACCAGCGGTCGCTGGAGGTGGCGGAGGAGGGGCTGTTCGCGGCCCCCTGCCGTGAGCTGCTGCTGACGGAGGACGTCAGGCGGCGGGCGCGGGAGCTCGCCGAGCTGCATCCGGCGCTCGCTGAGATCCTGGACCAGCTCGCCGAGGGCGTCCCGATGGAGGGCATGGAGGCGTTCGCGCCGGTGCTCGCCGGGGAGATGGACCTGCTCATCGACCACCTGCCGGCGCAGGCGGCGGTGTTCGTGTGCGACCCGGAGCGCATCCGCGGCCGCGCCGACGAGCTGGTGCGGACCAGCCAGGAGTTCCTGGAGGCGTCCTGGATCAACGCGGCGTCCGGCGGGGAGGCGCCGATCGACCTGGGGGCGGCGGCGTTCCGCACGCTGGAGGAGATCCGTGACCACGCGCGGGAGCTCGGCCAGCCCTGGTGGTCGATCGCGCCGTTCGGCGGCGACGACCTCGGCGACGGGCTGGTCCTGCAGGCGCGCGAGTCGGAGGCCTACCGGGGCGACACCCAGCGCGCGCTGGGCGACATCAAGGGCTGGCTGGAGGAGGACAAGGTCGTCGTGCTGCTCAGCGAGGGCCACGGCCCCGCCGAGCGGATGGTCGAGCTGCTCAAGGGCGTGGATCTGCCCGCGCGGCTGGAGAGGGCGCTCGATCGGGCGCCGGACGGGACGGTCGTCCACGTCAGCACCGGCCTGATCGAGCACGGCTTCGTCAGCCCCACCCTGGCCGTGCTGACCCACCTGGACCTGGTCGGGCAGAAGGCGTCCACCAAGGACATGCGGCGGCTGCCGTCCAAGCGGCGCAACATGGTCGACCCGCTCCAGCTCAAGGTCGGCGACCACGTGGTGCACGAGCAGCACGGCGTGGGCCGCTACGTCGAGATGGTGCAGCGGACCGTGCAGGGCGCGACCCGCGAATACCTGGTGATCGAGTACGCCAAGGGCGACCGGCTCTACGTGCCGACCGACCAGCTCGACGAGGTCACCCGCTACGTCGGCGGCGAGTCGCCGACGCTCAACCGGATGGGCGGCGCCGACTGGGCCAAGGCCAAGACCAAGGCGAAGAAGGCGGTCAAGGAGATCGCCGGGGAGCTGATCCGCCTCTACTCCGCCCGGATGGCCTCGCCGGGACACGCCTTCGGCCCCGACACGCCGTGGCAGCGGGAGATGGAGGACGCCTTCCCCTACGCCGAGACCGGCGACCAGCTGGAGGCCATCGACGAGGTCAAGCGCGACATGGAGCGCGGGATCCCGATGGACCGGCTGATCTGCGGCGACGTCGGCTACGGCAAGACCGAGATCGCGGTGCGGGCGGCGTTCAAGGCCGTGCAGGACGGCAAGCAGGTGGCGGTGCTGGTGCCGACCACGCTGCTGGTCCAGCAGCACCTGTCCACCTTCGCCGAGCGGTTCTCCGGATTCCCGCTGAACGTCCGGCCGATGTCGCGTTTCCAGAGCGACGGCGAGGTCAAGGCGACGCTGGAGGGCCTGCGCGAGGGCTCGGTGGACGTGGTGATCGGCACGCACCGGCTGTTCTCGCCGGAGGTCAGGTTCAAGGAGCTGGGCCTGATCATCATCGACGAGGAGCAGCGGTTCGGCGTCGAGCACAAGGAGGCCATGAAGCACATGCGGACGCAGGTCGACGTGCTGGCCATGTCCGCCACGCCGATCCCGCGCACGCTGGAGATGGGCCTGACCGGCATCCGCGAGATGTCGACGATCCTCACCCCGCCGGAGGAGCGGCACCCGATCCTCACCTTCGTCGGCCCCTACGACAACAAGCAGATCGGCGCCGCGATCCGGCGCGAGCTGATGCGCGACGGCCAGATCTTCTTCGTCCACAACCGCGTCTCCAGCATCAACAAGGTCGCGGCCATGCTGCGCGAGCTCGTGCCCGAGGCCAGGGTCGCCGTCGCGCACGGCCAGATGAACGAGCACCAGCTTGAGAAGATCATGGTGGGCTTCTGGGAGCGCGAGTTCGACCTGCTCGTCTGCACCACGATCGTCGAGTCGGGCCTGGACGTGCCCAACGCCAACACGCTGATCGTGGACCGGGCCGACAACTACGGCCTGTCCCAGCTCCACCAGCTCCGCGGCCGGGTCGGCCGGGGCCGCGAGCGCGGCTACGCCTACTTCCTGTACCCGCCGGAGAAGCCGCTCACCGAGACCGCCCACGAGCGGCTGGCCACCATCTCCCAGCACACGGAGATGGGCGCGGGCATGTACGTGGCGATGAAGGACCTGGAGATCCGCGGCGCGGGCAACATCCTGGGCGCCGAGCAGTCGGGCTTCATCGCGGGCGTCGGCTTCGACCTCTACGTGCGGATGATGGCGGAGGCCGTGCAGGAGCAGAAGGCCAAGCTGTCGGGCGGCTCCGTGGAGGAGGAGCGGCCGGACGTCAAGGTCGAGCTGCCGATCAACGCGCACATCCCGCACGACTACGTGACCTCCGAGCGGCTGCGCCTGGAGGCCTACAAGCGGATCGCCGGGATCGGCGCCGACGTCCACATCGCCGCGGTCCGCGACGAGCTCGTCGATCGGTACGGCAGGCCGCCGCAGGAGGTGGAGAACCTGCTGGAGGTCGCCCGCTTCCGGATCCGCGCCCGCGTGGCCGGGCTGACCGACGTCACCCTGCAGGGCCAGCACATCAGGTTCGCCCCGGTGACGCTCAGGGACTCCCAGCAGGTCAGGCTCCAGCGCCTGTACCCGAAGGCGCTGCTGAAGCCGGCAACCGGTACGTTGCTGGTGCCCGTCCCCAAGACCAGGCCCCTCGGCGGTCAGCCGCTGCGCGATCTGGATCTGCTCAAGTGGTGCGGGGATCTGGTCGAGGCGATGTTCCTCCAGAACATGCCGGTAAAATGA
- a CDS encoding class I SAM-dependent methyltransferase has product MSEVRSVVARDDIFSRRIREQWTGQSGRRLDVLIAGCGWPDPLELELDQMEARVTGIDEDLPVLRASTSTRKDLDSWALGDLRSVPVPPRSFDIVHVSFLLERIEHPELVLDRLLTGLRPGGLLLLRMRDRASAYGTCDRLAPSALRRTLWHRFAPPGTVGPLPPFYGQVTSREGMHSFCLTRGLMVTDDASATSGPALRGPLGRLARVACSLVETLSRGRRPSSHDEIIMVIRKPQSHFARLI; this is encoded by the coding sequence ATGTCAGAGGTACGGTCGGTCGTCGCGCGAGACGACATATTCAGTCGGCGCATCCGCGAGCAGTGGACGGGGCAGTCGGGCCGGCGGCTCGACGTCCTGATCGCCGGATGCGGGTGGCCCGACCCGCTGGAGCTGGAGCTGGACCAGATGGAGGCCCGGGTCACCGGGATCGACGAGGACCTGCCGGTGCTGCGGGCGAGCACGTCCACGCGTAAGGACCTGGACTCCTGGGCGCTGGGGGACCTGCGGTCGGTGCCGGTGCCGCCGCGGTCGTTCGACATCGTCCACGTGTCGTTCCTGCTGGAGCGGATCGAGCACCCCGAGCTGGTGCTCGACCGGCTGCTCACCGGGCTGCGGCCGGGCGGGCTGCTGCTGCTGCGGATGCGCGACAGGGCCTCCGCCTACGGGACGTGCGACCGGCTGGCGCCCTCCGCGCTGCGGCGGACGCTGTGGCACAGGTTCGCCCCGCCCGGCACCGTGGGCCCCCTGCCCCCCTTCTACGGACAGGTCACCTCGCGCGAGGGGATGCACTCCTTCTGCCTGACGCGCGGCCTCATGGTGACCGACGACGCCTCCGCGACGAGCGGGCCGGCGCTGCGCGGGCCGCTGGGCAGGCTGGCCCGCGTGGCCTGCTCCCTGGTGGAGACCCTCTCCAGGGGGCGGCGGCCCTCCTCGCACGATGAGATCATCATGGTGATCCGCAAACCCCAGAGCCACTTCGCCCGGTTGATCTGA
- the cysC gene encoding adenylyl-sulfate kinase: MTAPFEWTPDARELADLELLLSGAFQPLTGFLTSADAHAVDEHGTLADGTPWPAPVTLALPDDHPAAPGDRITLRDPEGAALAVLTVTERADGAVAGPLETLDTPEHGPFARLRRTPAEVRKELSGREVLAVTMRGPLDDLEEIRATAEELDAAILLLPLAFGEAGPAVVRAALKARDRLPEGTLVAVVPLAPRHEPSIDLELREHVAEAYGATEHLAGPEPVTLPGPPHRRGLVVFFTGLSGSGKSTVARGLRDALLERGSRTITYLDGDVVRHLLSAGLSFSKKDRDLNIRRIGFVAAEAARHGGLAICAPIAPYAATRDEVRAMVEAVGADFLLVHVATPLAECERRDRKGLYAKARAGLIPEFTGVSDPYEEPDDADLVVDTTSISVDRAVQQVLDPLVQGGWVR; this comes from the coding sequence ATGACGGCGCCTTTCGAGTGGACCCCCGACGCCCGTGAGCTGGCCGATCTGGAGCTGCTGCTCTCCGGTGCCTTCCAGCCGCTGACGGGCTTCCTGACCTCAGCGGACGCGCACGCGGTGGACGAGCACGGCACGCTGGCGGACGGCACTCCGTGGCCCGCGCCCGTGACGCTCGCGCTGCCCGACGACCACCCCGCCGCGCCCGGCGACCGGATCACGCTACGCGACCCCGAGGGCGCCGCGCTGGCCGTGCTGACCGTCACCGAGCGGGCGGACGGGGCCGTCGCAGGCCCGCTGGAAACGCTGGACACGCCCGAGCACGGGCCGTTCGCCCGGCTGCGCCGCACTCCCGCCGAGGTCCGCAAGGAACTGTCCGGCCGGGAGGTGCTGGCGGTCACCATGCGCGGGCCGCTGGACGACCTGGAGGAGATCAGGGCGACCGCCGAGGAGCTGGACGCGGCGATCCTGCTGCTCCCGCTGGCCTTCGGCGAGGCGGGCCCCGCCGTGGTCCGCGCCGCGCTCAAGGCCCGCGACCGGCTGCCCGAGGGCACGCTCGTGGCCGTGGTGCCCCTCGCACCCCGGCACGAGCCCAGCATCGACCTGGAGCTGCGCGAGCACGTGGCGGAGGCCTACGGCGCGACGGAGCATCTGGCCGGCCCCGAGCCCGTGACGCTTCCCGGGCCGCCGCACCGGCGGGGACTGGTGGTCTTCTTCACCGGCCTGTCGGGCTCCGGCAAGTCCACCGTCGCGCGAGGGCTGCGTGACGCGCTGCTGGAGCGCGGCAGCCGTACGATCACCTATCTCGACGGCGACGTGGTCCGTCACCTGCTGTCGGCGGGGCTGAGCTTCTCCAAGAAGGACCGCGACCTCAACATCCGCCGGATCGGGTTCGTCGCCGCCGAGGCCGCCAGGCACGGCGGCCTGGCGATCTGCGCGCCCATAGCGCCCTACGCCGCCACCCGCGACGAGGTCCGCGCGATGGTCGAGGCCGTCGGCGCCGACTTCCTGCTCGTCCACGTGGCCACGCCGCTCGCCGAGTGCGAGCGCCGCGACCGCAAGGGGCTCTACGCCAAGGCCCGGGCCGGGCTCATCCCCGAGTTCACCGGCGTCTCCGACCCCTACGAGGAGCCCGACGACGCCGACCTGGTCGTCGACACCACCTCGATCAGCGTGGACCGGGCCGTCCAGCAGGTGCTGGATCCGCTGGTCCAGGGAGGGTGGGTCCGTTGA
- a CDS encoding sulfite exporter TauE/SafE family protein — protein MGIDFPLAAGSFFVAIVVGLTGMGGGALMTPMMMLFFNVPPLAAVSSDLVASAVMKPVGGAVHMRQGTVNLRLVGWLCAGSVPAAFCGVLVARAFGDGEQIQQTIKYALGVALLLAVAGLVAKAWLSRREGEVSTDLGEIVVRPFPTLLVGIIGGLVVGISSVGSGSLIIVALLVLYPALKANQLVGTDLVQAVPLVVSAALGHLLFGDFQLDVTTSLLVGSIPGVYLGARVSAWAPGGIIRALLAVVLLASALKLLGVGNAATLWILAGAVAAAAAGWSLLRDRGRAEVGVAGELGEGPQAAGGGVEAGVSSRRPR, from the coding sequence ATGGGCATCGACTTCCCCCTCGCGGCCGGATCGTTCTTCGTCGCGATCGTCGTCGGCCTGACCGGCATGGGCGGCGGCGCGCTCATGACGCCGATGATGATGTTGTTCTTCAACGTGCCGCCCCTGGCGGCCGTCTCCAGCGACCTGGTCGCCTCGGCCGTGATGAAGCCGGTGGGCGGGGCCGTCCACATGCGCCAGGGCACCGTCAACCTGCGGCTGGTCGGCTGGCTGTGCGCGGGATCGGTGCCCGCGGCCTTCTGCGGGGTGCTCGTGGCCCGGGCGTTCGGGGACGGCGAGCAGATCCAGCAGACGATCAAGTACGCCCTGGGCGTCGCGCTGCTGCTGGCCGTCGCGGGCCTGGTCGCCAAGGCCTGGCTCTCGCGACGCGAGGGGGAGGTCTCGACGGACCTCGGTGAGATCGTCGTGCGCCCATTTCCGACCTTACTGGTCGGTATAATCGGCGGCCTGGTCGTCGGCATCTCGTCCGTGGGCTCGGGATCTCTGATCATCGTGGCGCTGCTCGTGCTCTACCCCGCGCTGAAGGCCAACCAGCTCGTCGGCACCGACCTGGTCCAGGCCGTCCCGCTGGTCGTCTCGGCCGCGCTCGGGCACCTGCTGTTCGGCGACTTCCAGCTCGACGTCACCACCTCCCTGCTGGTCGGCTCGATCCCCGGCGTCTACCTGGGCGCGCGGGTCTCGGCGTGGGCTCCCGGCGGGATCATCCGCGCGCTGCTCGCGGTGGTGCTGCTGGCGTCCGCGCTGAAGCTCCTCGGCGTGGGCAACGCGGCCACGCTCTGGATCCTGGCCGGCGCCGTGGCGGCCGCCGCCGCCGGGTGGTCACTGCTCAGGGACCGGGGTCGCGCGGAGGTAGGGGTCGCGGGCGAGCTCGGAGAAGGCCCTCAGGCCGCCGGGGGTGGTGTCGAAGCGGGTGTCTCCTCGCGGCGCCCGCGGTGA
- a CDS encoding glycoside hydrolase family 26 protein encodes MVRIGGVGLALALGMSACAQPAAVSGESPERAAARVNGLLGISPSATGCEVTAKLIPSCGAWWGIAPEIFTGRRPGRALERAEGRMGRPAGIMHVYHRGPELFPTPEERKIARDPAGRRLLLINWKPSTDRTWAEIAGGALDQRIDRLADHVLRSFPERFFLTVHHEPENDVRETPGSGMTAEDYSAMFRHVVLRLRARGVRNAVTVMTYMGAPNWAAEPWFERLYPGDDVVDWVAMDPYVDDRVHTFDGLVNKTREEFAGWPGFYRWMQSRFPGKPIMIAEWGVFERRGRPGFKESFFTSVREEMRRYPQIKALVYFDSPRAPRGDTRFDTTPGGLRAFSELARDPYLRATPVPEQ; translated from the coding sequence ATGGTCAGAATCGGCGGCGTGGGTCTCGCCCTGGCCCTGGGAATGAGCGCGTGCGCTCAGCCCGCGGCGGTCTCCGGGGAGTCGCCGGAGCGCGCCGCGGCCCGGGTCAACGGCCTGCTGGGCATCAGCCCGTCGGCGACCGGCTGCGAGGTCACCGCCAAGCTCATCCCCTCGTGCGGGGCGTGGTGGGGGATCGCGCCGGAGATCTTCACCGGCAGGCGCCCCGGGCGGGCGCTGGAGCGGGCCGAGGGGCGCATGGGCCGCCCGGCCGGCATCATGCACGTCTACCACCGGGGTCCGGAGCTCTTCCCGACCCCCGAGGAGCGGAAGATCGCGCGCGATCCCGCGGGCCGCAGGCTCCTGCTGATCAACTGGAAGCCGTCCACCGACCGGACCTGGGCGGAGATCGCCGGGGGAGCGCTGGACCAGCGGATCGACCGCCTGGCCGACCACGTCCTGAGGAGCTTCCCCGAGAGGTTCTTCCTGACCGTGCACCACGAGCCGGAGAACGACGTGCGTGAGACCCCGGGCTCGGGGATGACCGCCGAGGACTACTCCGCGATGTTCCGGCACGTGGTGCTGCGCCTGCGGGCGCGGGGCGTCCGGAACGCGGTCACGGTCATGACCTACATGGGCGCGCCCAACTGGGCCGCCGAGCCCTGGTTCGAGAGGCTCTACCCCGGTGACGACGTGGTCGACTGGGTGGCGATGGACCCGTATGTCGACGACAGGGTGCACACCTTCGACGGGCTGGTCAACAAGACCCGCGAGGAGTTCGCCGGGTGGCCGGGGTTCTACCGCTGGATGCAGTCGCGCTTCCCGGGCAAGCCCATCATGATCGCCGAATGGGGCGTGTTCGAGCGCCGCGGCCGGCCCGGGTTCAAGGAGTCGTTCTTCACCTCGGTGCGCGAGGAGATGCGGCGCTACCCCCAGATCAAGGCGCTGGTCTACTTCGACTCACCGCGGGCGCCGCGAGGAGACACCCGCTTCGACACCACCCCCGGCGGCCTGAGGGCCTTCTCCGAGCTCGCCCGCGACCCCTACCTCCGCGCGACCCCGGTCCCTGAGCAGTGA